The Apium graveolens cultivar Ventura chromosome 11, ASM990537v1, whole genome shotgun sequence genome has a window encoding:
- the LOC141696318 gene encoding uncharacterized protein LOC141696318 gives MYICLGGLKHGFKLGCRKVLGFDGCYLKTAYKGQLLCAIGLDGNNCMYPLVYAMVEAERLDSWRWFVALVGNYLDVGAGEGWTFISDRQKGLLNVIDEMLPMAEHRYYVRHMHINFKGKFPGRSLKDKLWNCARASNIEAFEKTMGTMKEENEEAWKWLTKVPFHHWTRSHFRNDSKCDLLLNNMYESFNRCILRAREEGVLVMLEMIREYLMRRLQNKREEMEAWGDRKLTPKITSLVEK, from the coding sequence ATGTACATATGCTTAGGTGGTCTGAAGCATGGTTTTAAGCTTGGATGCAGAAAAGTTCTTGGATTTGATGGATGCTACTTAAAAACTGCTTACAAAGGTCAGTTATTATGTGCTATAGGTCTAGATGGTAATAATTGTATGTACCCTTTAGTCTATGCTATGGTTGAAGCAGAAAGATTGGATTCTTGGAGGTGGTTTGTGGCTTTGGTGGGTAATTATTTAGATGTAGGTGCTGGGGAGGGTTGGACTTTCATTAGTGACAGACAGAAGGGGTTACTTAATGTCATTGATGAGATGTTACCTATGGCTGAGCATAGGTATTATGTCAGACATATGCACATCAATTTCAAGGGTAAATTCCCAGGTAGGTCACTCAAGGACAAGTTGTGGAATTGTGCTAGGGCCTCAAATATAGAAGCATTTGAAAAAACAATGGGTACAATGAAGGAGGAGAATGAAGAGGCTTGGAAATGGTTGACTAAAGTTCCATTTCACCACTGGACAAGGTCACACTTCAGGAATGATTCAAAGTGTGACCTTTTATTAAACAACATGTATGAAAGTTTTAATAGGTGTATCTTGAGGGCTAGGGAAGAAGGTGTTTTAGTGATGTTAGAAATGATTAGAGAATATCTAATGAGGAGGTTGCAGAACAAGAGGGAAGAAATGGAGGCTTGGGGAGATAGAAAGCTTACACCAAAGATAACCTCTTTGGTTGAGAAATAA